Proteins encoded in a region of the Pseudomonas sp. GOM7 genome:
- the ltaE gene encoding low-specificity L-threonine aldolase: MHLIDLRSDTVTQPTAAMREAMLTAELGDDVYGEDPTVNRLESWLAKELGFAAALFVPTGTMSNLLGLMAHCERGDEYIVGQQAHTYKYEGGGAAVLGSIQPQPIDAEDDGSLDLAKVEAAIKQDDFHFARTRLLTLENTMQGKVLPLDYLAAARELTRRRGLSLHLDGARLFNAAVKLQVPARQITQYFDSVSVCLSKGLGAPVGSVLCGSEELIAKARRLRKMVGGGMRQAGLLAAAGLYALEHQVERLAEDHAKAAHLGEALRELDYSVEPVQTNMVYVQLGERAARIKAFMAERRIAVVAAPRLRLITHLDVGAEGIERVIEAFAAFRDH, translated from the coding sequence ATGCATCTGATCGACCTGCGTAGCGATACCGTCACCCAGCCCACCGCCGCCATGCGCGAGGCCATGCTCACCGCCGAACTGGGTGACGATGTGTATGGCGAGGATCCTACCGTCAACCGCCTGGAAAGCTGGCTGGCCAAGGAACTGGGCTTTGCCGCGGCACTGTTCGTGCCCACCGGCACCATGAGCAACCTGCTGGGCCTGATGGCGCACTGCGAGCGCGGTGACGAATACATCGTCGGCCAGCAGGCGCACACCTACAAATACGAGGGCGGTGGCGCCGCCGTGCTCGGTTCCATCCAGCCGCAGCCGATCGACGCCGAAGACGATGGCTCGCTGGATCTGGCCAAGGTGGAGGCGGCGATCAAGCAGGACGACTTCCATTTCGCCCGCACCCGCCTGCTGACACTGGAAAACACCATGCAGGGCAAGGTGTTGCCGCTCGACTATCTGGCCGCCGCGCGCGAGCTGACTCGTCGACGTGGCCTGAGTCTGCATCTGGATGGCGCGCGCCTGTTCAATGCGGCAGTCAAGCTGCAGGTGCCGGCACGCCAGATCACCCAGTATTTCGACTCCGTGTCGGTATGCCTGTCCAAGGGGCTCGGTGCGCCGGTCGGCTCGGTGCTCTGTGGCAGCGAAGAGTTGATCGCCAAGGCCCGGCGCCTGCGCAAGATGGTCGGCGGCGGCATGCGCCAGGCGGGCCTGCTGGCGGCAGCCGGGCTCTATGCCTTGGAACACCAGGTCGAGCGCCTGGCCGAGGATCATGCCAAGGCCGCGCACCTGGGCGAAGCACTGCGCGAGCTGGACTACAGTGTCGAGCCGGTGCAGACCAACATGGTCTACGTGCAGCTTGGCGAGCGGGCCGCGCGGATCAAGGCCTTCATGGCTGAGCGCCGCATCGCCGTCGTCGCCGCACCGCGCCTGCGCCTGATCACCCACTTGGATGTCGGTGCCGAAGGTATCGAGCGGGTGATCGAGGCCTTCGCCGCTTTCCGTGACCATTGA
- the astB gene encoding N-succinylarginine dihydrolase — protein MPAYEMNLDGLVGPTHNYGGLSYGNVASQSNGQAASNPKEAAKQGLAKMKALMDMGFKQGVLAPQERPAVAELRRLGFSGSDVEVIQRAAREAMPLLVASCSASSMWTANACTVSPSADTADGRVHFTAANLNCKFHRSIEHPTTSRVLQAMFADEAHFAHHPALPAVAQFGDEGAANHTRFCKDYGAAGVEFFVYGRSAFDTRYPAPARYPARQTLEASQAVARLHGLSEAGVVYAQQNPAVIDQGVFHNDVIAVGNGEVLFYHQDAFLHSNQVLAELSDKLARRGGNLQAVCVPTAAVSVQDAVCSYLFNSQLLTRADGSMLLVVPEECRHNASVWRYLEQLTVSGGPIREVRVFDLKQSMQNGGGPACLRLRVALNEAELAAVNPGVVMTAGLHERLVAWVDRHYRDRLSEADLADPQLLYECRTALDELTQILKLGSVYPFQLN, from the coding sequence ATGCCTGCCTATGAGATGAACCTCGACGGTCTGGTCGGGCCGACCCACAACTACGGTGGGCTGTCCTACGGTAACGTCGCCTCGCAAAGCAACGGCCAGGCGGCCTCCAACCCCAAGGAAGCCGCCAAGCAGGGCCTGGCGAAGATGAAGGCGCTGATGGACATGGGCTTCAAGCAGGGCGTGCTGGCCCCGCAGGAGCGCCCGGCCGTCGCCGAACTGCGCCGTTTGGGCTTCAGCGGCAGTGATGTCGAAGTGATCCAGCGCGCCGCACGCGAGGCCATGCCGTTGCTGGTGGCGAGTTGCTCGGCCTCGAGCATGTGGACGGCCAATGCCTGTACCGTCAGCCCCAGTGCCGACACCGCCGATGGCCGCGTGCACTTCACCGCCGCCAACCTCAATTGCAAGTTCCACCGCTCGATCGAGCACCCCACCACCAGCCGCGTGCTGCAGGCCATGTTCGCCGACGAGGCGCACTTCGCCCATCACCCGGCGCTGCCGGCGGTGGCGCAGTTCGGCGACGAAGGCGCGGCCAACCACACGCGCTTCTGCAAGGATTATGGCGCTGCCGGCGTGGAGTTCTTCGTCTACGGGCGCAGCGCCTTCGACACCCGCTACCCGGCACCGGCCCGTTACCCGGCGCGGCAGACCCTGGAGGCCAGCCAGGCGGTGGCACGCCTGCATGGCTTGAGCGAGGCGGGGGTGGTCTACGCTCAGCAGAATCCGGCAGTGATCGATCAGGGCGTGTTCCACAACGACGTGATCGCCGTGGGCAACGGTGAGGTGCTGTTCTATCACCAGGACGCCTTTCTCCACAGCAACCAGGTGCTGGCCGAACTGAGCGACAAGCTGGCCCGACGCGGTGGCAACCTCCAGGCGGTGTGTGTGCCGACTGCGGCGGTCAGCGTGCAGGATGCGGTTTGCTCGTATCTGTTCAACAGCCAACTCCTGACTCGCGCCGATGGCAGCATGCTGCTGGTGGTACCGGAGGAGTGCCGTCACAACGCCAGCGTCTGGCGCTACCTCGAACAGCTCACCGTCAGTGGCGGGCCGATCCGCGAGGTGCGTGTGTTCGACCTCAAGCAGAGTATGCAGAACGGTGGCGGCCCGGCCTGCCTGCGTCTGCGTGTGGCGCTGAACGAAGCTGAGCTGGCGGCGGTCAATCCGGGTGTGGTGATGACGGCTGGGCTGCACGAGCGCCTGGTGGCTTGGGTCGACAGGCACTACCGTGACCGCCTGAGCGAAGCCGACCTGGCCGACCCACAACTGCTGTACGAATGCCGCACGGCATTGGATGAACTGACGCAGATCCTTAAACTGGGCTCGGTCTATCCTTTCCAATTGAACTGA
- the astD gene encoding succinylglutamate-semialdehyde dehydrogenase, whose protein sequence is MSTHYIAGQWLAGLGEPLQSLDPFSQAVLWQGHGATTEQVDAAVTAARQAFPAWAGQSLDARIAMLERFAVQLKDQVESLAQAIGEETGKPLWEAATEVSSMIGKVAISIQGYRERTGEKRGQVADASSVLRHKPHGVVAVFGPYNFPGHLPNGHIVPALLAGNCVLFKPSELTPKVAELTVKCWIAAGLPAGVLNLLQGGRDTGIALAGHDGIDGLFFTGSSRTGNLLHAQFAGRPEKILALEMGGNNPLIVDQVADVEAAVYTIVQSAFISAGQRCTCARRLLVPAGEWGDALLARLVQVAGQLGVGRFDAQPAPFMGTVISLQAAAQLLQAQRELLAGGATALLAMTQPQADAALLTPGILDVTALAERPDAEFFGPLLQVIRYSDFEAALAEANATAYGLAAGLLSDSRARFERFWLHSRAGIVNWNKPLTGAASSSPFGGIGASGNHRPSAYYAADYCAYPVASLESESLALPATLSPGVSL, encoded by the coding sequence ATGAGCACTCACTATATCGCCGGCCAGTGGCTGGCGGGGCTTGGCGAGCCGCTGCAGTCGCTCGACCCGTTCAGCCAGGCCGTGCTCTGGCAGGGGCACGGCGCCACGACCGAACAGGTCGATGCCGCTGTGACGGCTGCGCGCCAGGCCTTTCCGGCCTGGGCCGGGCAGTCGCTGGACGCCCGTATCGCCATGCTCGAGCGCTTCGCCGTGCAGCTCAAGGATCAGGTCGAGTCCCTGGCGCAGGCCATCGGCGAAGAAACCGGCAAGCCGCTGTGGGAAGCGGCCACCGAGGTCAGCAGCATGATCGGCAAGGTAGCCATCTCCATCCAGGGTTATCGCGAACGCACCGGCGAGAAACGCGGGCAGGTGGCCGACGCCAGCAGCGTGCTGCGGCACAAACCTCATGGCGTAGTGGCGGTGTTCGGCCCCTACAATTTTCCGGGGCATCTGCCCAATGGCCATATCGTGCCGGCGCTGCTGGCCGGCAACTGCGTGCTGTTCAAGCCCAGCGAGCTGACCCCGAAGGTGGCCGAGCTGACGGTCAAGTGCTGGATTGCGGCGGGGCTGCCGGCGGGCGTGCTCAATCTGCTGCAGGGCGGGCGTGACACCGGCATCGCCCTGGCCGGTCATGATGGCATCGATGGGCTGTTCTTCACCGGCTCCAGCCGTACCGGCAACCTGTTGCATGCGCAGTTCGCCGGGCGCCCGGAGAAGATCCTGGCGCTGGAGATGGGTGGCAACAATCCCTTGATCGTCGATCAGGTGGCCGATGTCGAGGCCGCTGTCTATACCATCGTGCAATCGGCCTTCATCAGCGCCGGCCAGCGCTGTACCTGCGCGCGGCGCCTGCTGGTGCCCGCAGGAGAGTGGGGCGATGCCCTGCTGGCGCGCCTGGTGCAGGTGGCCGGGCAGCTTGGCGTCGGCCGTTTCGATGCGCAACCGGCACCTTTCATGGGAACGGTGATTTCCCTGCAGGCCGCCGCGCAGTTGTTGCAGGCGCAGCGGGAGCTGCTGGCCGGTGGCGCCACGGCGCTGCTGGCGATGACCCAGCCGCAGGCCGATGCGGCGCTGCTCACACCCGGCATCCTCGATGTCACGGCGCTGGCCGAGCGTCCGGACGCGGAATTCTTCGGCCCGTTGCTGCAGGTGATCCGCTACAGCGATTTCGAGGCCGCCCTCGCCGAGGCCAACGCCACCGCCTATGGTCTGGCTGCTGGGCTGCTGTCCGATTCGCGGGCGCGCTTCGAGCGCTTCTGGCTGCACAGCCGCGCCGGCATCGTCAACTGGAACAAGCCGCTCACCGGCGCCGCCAGCAGCTCGCCGTTCGGCGGCATCGGCGCCTCCGGCAACCATCGCCCCAGCGCTTACTACGCCGCGGACTATTGCGCCTATCCGGTGGCCTCGCTGGAAAGCGAAAGCCTGGCGCTGCCTGCGACCTTGAGTCCAGGAGTGAGCCTCTGA
- the aruF gene encoding arginine/ornithine succinyltransferase subunit alpha, with the protein MLVMRPAQMADLAEVQRLAADSPVGVTSLPDDAGRLGDKIGASESSFAAEVSFNGEETYFFVLEDTVSGRLVGCSGIVASAGYSEPFYSFRNETFVHHSRELKIHNKIHVLSLCHDLTGNSLLTSFYVERSLVSTAFAELNSRGRLLFMASHPERFADAVVVEIVGHSDEHGESPFWDAVGRNFFDMSYAEAERLCGLRSRTFLAELMPHYPIYVPLLPDAAQEAMGQVHPRAQITFDILMRDGFETDHYIDIFDGGPTLHARTSGIRSIAQSRLVPVLIGEGAQAGRQYLVSNGQLQDFRAIVATLDWVPGKPVTLSAEAAEVLSVGEGGSVRLVAV; encoded by the coding sequence ATGCTGGTGATGCGCCCCGCGCAAATGGCGGATCTGGCCGAGGTGCAGCGGCTGGCTGCCGACAGCCCGGTCGGGGTCACCTCGTTGCCGGACGATGCCGGACGCCTGGGTGACAAGATCGGCGCGTCGGAGTCATCCTTCGCTGCCGAGGTCAGCTTCAATGGTGAGGAAACCTATTTCTTCGTCCTCGAAGATACCGTCAGTGGGCGCCTGGTCGGCTGCTCGGGCATCGTCGCCTCGGCCGGTTATTCCGAGCCGTTCTACAGCTTTCGCAACGAAACCTTCGTGCACCACTCCCGCGAGCTGAAGATCCACAACAAGATCCACGTGCTCTCGCTGTGCCACGACCTCACCGGCAACAGCCTGCTCACCAGCTTCTATGTCGAGCGCTCGCTGGTGTCCACGGCGTTCGCCGAGCTCAACTCCCGTGGCCGCCTACTGTTCATGGCCAGCCACCCCGAGCGCTTCGCCGACGCGGTGGTGGTGGAGATCGTCGGCCACAGCGACGAGCATGGCGAGTCGCCGTTCTGGGACGCCGTGGGACGCAACTTCTTCGACATGAGTTATGCCGAGGCCGAGCGCTTGTGCGGTTTGCGCAGTCGCACCTTCCTCGCCGAGCTGATGCCGCATTACCCCATCTACGTGCCACTGTTGCCGGACGCGGCGCAGGAGGCCATGGGCCAGGTGCACCCGCGGGCGCAGATCACCTTCGACATCCTCATGCGTGATGGCTTCGAGACCGACCACTACATCGATATCTTCGACGGCGGGCCGACCCTGCATGCGCGCACCTCGGGTATCCGCAGCATCGCCCAGAGCCGCCTGGTGCCGGTGCTCATCGGCGAGGGCGCGCAGGCTGGCCGGCAGTACCTGGTGAGCAATGGCCAGTTGCAGGATTTTCGCGCCATCGTCGCCACGCTGGACTGGGTGCCGGGCAAACCCGTGACCCTCAGCGCCGAAGCCGCCGAAGTGCTGAGCGTGGGCGAGGGCGGCAGCGTGCGTTTGGTGGCGGTTTGA
- a CDS encoding topoisomerase II, protein MSLQLILEDTDGTQLETSCTRFAVVWQGKEVWIQAVGDQLLIGVDVEEGDTEYANLLLRPQATNLVSLQLEMEAVDAGDDDHVHGPDCNH, encoded by the coding sequence ATGTCCCTGCAACTGATTCTCGAAGATACCGACGGCACTCAGCTAGAAACCTCCTGCACCCGCTTCGCCGTGGTCTGGCAGGGCAAGGAGGTATGGATTCAGGCCGTTGGCGATCAGTTGCTGATCGGTGTCGACGTCGAGGAGGGCGATACCGAGTACGCCAACCTGCTGCTGCGCCCGCAGGCCACCAATCTGGTCAGCCTGCAGCTGGAAATGGAGGCGGTCGATGCCGGTGACGACGATCACGTGCATGGTCCGGACTGCAATCACTGA
- the astA gene encoding arginine N-succinyltransferase codes for MIVRPVRSADLPALIDLARSTGAGLTTLPANEARLAQRVVWAEKTFRGEAERADADYLFVLEDDAGQVLGISAVAGAVGLREPWYNYRVGLTVNASQALNIHRQIPTLFMANDLTGNSELCSLFLHADHRTGLNGRLLSKARFLFIAEFRELFSDKVIAEMRGMSDEHGRSPFWESLGRHFFKMEFSQADYLTGVGNKAFIAELMPKFPLYTCFLSAEARAVIGRVHPDTEPALTMLKAEGFSYQGYVDIFDAGPAIEAETAKIRAVRDSQQLVLAIGTPGDDAVPYLVHNRKGYDCRITVGPARVAAGTLVVAPLTAKRLRMSAGDLVRAVPLAAGG; via the coding sequence ATGATCGTTCGTCCCGTGCGCAGTGCCGATTTGCCGGCTCTGATCGACCTGGCACGCAGTACCGGCGCCGGCCTGACCACCTTGCCGGCCAATGAGGCGCGTCTGGCGCAGCGTGTCGTCTGGGCGGAAAAGACCTTCCGTGGCGAGGCCGAGCGTGCCGACGCCGATTACCTGTTCGTGCTCGAGGACGATGCCGGCCAGGTGCTCGGCATCTCTGCCGTGGCGGGCGCCGTGGGCCTGCGCGAGCCCTGGTACAACTACCGCGTCGGTCTGACCGTCAACGCCTCGCAGGCGCTGAACATCCATCGGCAGATTCCGACCCTGTTCATGGCCAACGATCTGACTGGCAACAGCGAGCTGTGCTCCCTGTTCCTGCATGCTGATCACCGTACCGGGCTCAATGGCCGCCTGCTGTCCAAGGCGCGCTTTCTGTTCATCGCCGAGTTCCGCGAGTTGTTCAGCGACAAGGTGATCGCCGAGATGCGCGGCATGTCCGACGAGCACGGCCGTTCACCGTTCTGGGAAAGCCTGGGGCGGCACTTCTTCAAGATGGAGTTCTCCCAGGCCGACTACCTCACTGGCGTTGGCAACAAGGCCTTCATCGCTGAGCTGATGCCCAAGTTCCCGCTCTATACCTGCTTCCTCTCGGCGGAGGCGCGCGCGGTGATCGGCCGTGTGCACCCCGATACCGAGCCGGCGCTGACCATGCTCAAGGCCGAGGGCTTCAGCTATCAGGGTTATGTCGACATCTTCGATGCCGGGCCGGCCATCGAGGCGGAAACCGCGAAGATTCGCGCCGTACGTGACAGCCAGCAACTGGTGCTGGCCATCGGCACGCCGGGTGACGACGCAGTGCCCTATCTGGTGCACAACCGCAAGGGCTACGACTGCCGCATCACCGTCGGCCCGGCGCGGGTGGCCGCCGGTACCCTGGTGGTGGCGCCATTGACTGCCAAGCGCCTGCGCATGTCCGCCGGCGACCTGGTACGTGCCGTGCCGCTGGCAGCCGGCGGCTGA
- the astE gene encoding succinylglutamate desuccinylase, with protein sequence MLALGKLLELTLAGHEPSAKIQLTPDGTRLRWLDEGALEVTPPAARDTGLDLLLSAGIHGNETAPIELLDRLLRGIARNELHPAARMLFLFGNPEAMRRGERYVEQDINRLFSGHHEQASGFEAIRACDLEHLAATFFGKATGRMRLHYDLHTAMRGSKIEQFALYPWQEGRAHSRRELQRLRAAGIEAVLLQNKASSTFSAYTYAQLGAEAFTLELGKARAFGQNQRINLGLLEGALHDLIEGREMTSDGTSLDGLQLFAVSREIIKHSDSFQLHLPADIENFTELEPGYLLAEDIAGTRWVVQGEGERIIFPNPKVRNGLRAGILIVPDDGAGVL encoded by the coding sequence ATGCTTGCCCTCGGCAAACTGCTTGAACTGACCCTGGCCGGCCATGAGCCGTCGGCGAAGATTCAACTGACACCCGACGGCACGCGCCTGCGATGGCTGGACGAAGGTGCGCTGGAGGTCACTCCGCCAGCTGCCCGTGACACTGGCCTCGACCTGCTGCTGTCGGCCGGCATCCACGGTAACGAAACCGCGCCTATCGAGCTGCTCGACCGTCTGCTGCGTGGCATCGCGCGCAACGAGTTGCATCCGGCGGCACGCATGCTTTTCCTGTTCGGTAACCCCGAGGCCATGCGCCGCGGCGAGCGCTACGTGGAACAGGACATCAACCGCCTGTTCAGTGGTCATCACGAACAGGCCAGCGGCTTCGAGGCGATTCGTGCCTGCGACCTGGAGCATCTGGCTGCCACCTTCTTCGGCAAGGCAACGGGGCGCATGCGGCTGCACTACGACCTGCACACCGCCATGCGTGGCTCGAAGATCGAGCAGTTCGCCCTCTATCCCTGGCAGGAGGGTCGCGCTCATTCCCGTCGCGAGCTGCAGCGCCTGCGCGCCGCCGGGATCGAGGCGGTGCTGCTGCAGAACAAGGCATCGAGTACCTTCAGCGCCTACACCTATGCGCAGCTCGGTGCCGAGGCCTTTACCCTGGAGCTGGGCAAGGCGCGCGCCTTCGGGCAGAACCAGCGGATCAACCTCGGGCTGCTGGAAGGCGCTCTGCACGACTTGATCGAGGGGCGTGAAATGACGAGCGACGGGACGAGCCTCGATGGCCTGCAACTGTTCGCCGTATCGCGCGAGATCATCAAACACAGCGACAGCTTCCAGTTGCACCTGCCGGCGGACATCGAGAACTTCACTGAGCTGGAGCCCGGGTATCTCCTGGCCGAAGACATCGCCGGCACGCGCTGGGTGGTGCAGGGGGAGGGCGAGCGCATCATCTTCCCCAATCCCAAGGTCAGGAACGGCCTGCGCGCCGGCATCCTCATCGTTCCCGACGATGGCGCCGGCGTGCTGTAG